In Maridesulfovibrio sp., the genomic stretch ATACCCTCACCATAAAAAAGCATTGCGTATCTCAGATTAAGCTGCTGAAACCGCTTTTCTAATCAGACAGATGGTCGCAGCCCACTGAGCGCCGCGACCATAACATAGCCAAACATCTCAAACAAACACACCGCCGTACGCAATCAGGCTATAATATAGAAAATTTAGGACTTAGGTATAACCATCTATCAGATTTATATATTCGACGAAATATGCTCTTGAGTTTAGCTTATAGGATTAAAATTCAGGAGGACGAGAAATGAACATGACAAAAAAATTGATGGTACTGCTGGCCAGTGCGGCAATTGTCGTTTGTGTTGTTGCCAACGCTTTCGCAATGAAAGAAGAATACAACTACATGAGCCCTGCGTCATTGCAAAACGCAATTGAAGCTAAAGCCGACATTGCCATCGTGGATATTCAGGTCGCTGACGAATTTAAGGAACACCACATAAAAGGAGCCATTGAGACTGGTGCCTATCCGGTTAAAACTGACGTTGACACACAAAAACTGGACAAAACACTGGCTGACCTCAAAAGCTCAACTAAACCGATCGTAGTCATCTGCCCACGCGGTAAAGGTGGAGCAGAAAGGACAGTGGATTATTTCGCCAAAAACGGAATTGCCCCATACCGTCTGTTCATCCTTACTGAAGGACAGGGCGACTGGCCCTACGCAGTTGAAAAGAACTAACTGCCGCCTCATATAGAATAAAAAAGCTCCCGCTGGAAATTCCTGCGGGAGCTTTTTTTATCTCTTAAAAGAGTCGCCGCAATCGCTCAGACCCTTAGGTAAGCAACTGCGGCTTTCGGCGGAGCCAGATGAGGTATAATCCCCTCTGCCTCCTTACTATAATAGTAAGCACTTATTCAGATTTGGCAATACTTGCAAAGGCACAATGATTGTGAATTGACTCGAAACTTTCCACGTCTACTTTGTACCACAGAATCTTAGGGTG encodes the following:
- a CDS encoding rhodanese-like domain-containing protein, whose translation is MNMTKKLMVLLASAAIVVCVVANAFAMKEEYNYMSPASLQNAIEAKADIAIVDIQVADEFKEHHIKGAIETGAYPVKTDVDTQKLDKTLADLKSSTKPIVVICPRGKGGAERTVDYFAKNGIAPYRLFILTEGQGDWPYAVEKN